One segment of Pseudophryne corroboree isolate aPseCor3 chromosome 10, aPseCor3.hap2, whole genome shotgun sequence DNA contains the following:
- the LOC134966803 gene encoding enkurin domain-containing protein 1-like, translating into MSPVPSRPATARDTMEIQGSSIDFVAHNARNAKKVQIRRSRSMETLNDVLEEKKRQQKDYDSKQKGQVPQYLLDLKDKWMKERAELKKQTPDPSMPPGHTLMPERERQDTLNKIKQTQSQLIKDLLMLPIRADTLSIQNRRTELEKKLSEIEEAIKIFSRPKVFIKIDT; encoded by the coding sequence ATGTCACCAGTGCCCAGCCGGCCTGCCACTGCCCGGGACACCATGGAGATTCAAGGTTCAAGTATTGACTTTGTAGCACACAATGCAAGAAACGCTAAGAAGGTCCAAATCCGACGCTCCCGTTCCATGGAAACCCTGAATGACGTCCTGGAAGAGAAGAAACGGCAGCAGAAAGATTACGATTCCAAGCAGAAGGGACAAGTCCCCCAGTACCTCCTGGATCTAAAGGACAAATGGATGAAAGAAAGAGCAGAGCTCAAGAAGCAGACCCCCGACCCATCCATGCCCCCTGGACACACTCTAATGCCGGAACGTGAAAGACAGGACACGCTTAATAAGATCAAACAGACGCAGTCGCAGCTCATTAAGGACTTACTGATGCTGCCGATCCGCGCCGACACTCTCAGCATCCAGAACCGACGCACAGAACTGGAGAAGAAACTCTCGGAGATTGAGGAGGCTATCAAAATATTCTCCCGTCCCAAAGTCTTTATCAAAATAGATACTTAA